Proteins encoded together in one Oceanidesulfovibrio indonesiensis window:
- a CDS encoding SurA N-terminal domain-containing protein, which yields MLRIVIFAVALFALIAASGCDYEEPREEGVVARVNGEPIYLHELENAYDIQHLGWTADSELTVGRLRSQYGKVLTTLIVQKLVEQELQSRGIAVPPERVNQAEAQVRVDYPKDEFEKILVEEYIDLDAWREHLRASIAKQVFMEEVLRPRITLDYDEIEAYYKAHREEFNRPARIQFALISGPERRMVRDAATLYLEGGDERQLRQAYPRVSLQEMTVRKDRLPSHWQEALESLDPSEASSVTAGQSGFETIILKQRFAAETLDAARAYPIVERILLERKQQTAFEGWLEDKLDNATVLISEHLIPGASEEESLPVRGAEETEPRPYWGEAPERDQPDEERVPESELVPDALDGQNAGADN from the coding sequence ATGTTACGCATTGTCATCTTCGCCGTAGCGCTTTTTGCACTCATTGCAGCGTCCGGTTGCGACTATGAGGAACCGCGCGAGGAGGGCGTCGTCGCGCGCGTCAACGGTGAGCCTATCTATCTGCACGAGCTTGAGAACGCCTACGATATTCAGCATCTCGGCTGGACGGCCGACAGCGAACTGACCGTGGGACGGCTCAGAAGCCAGTACGGCAAGGTTCTTACAACCCTTATCGTGCAGAAGCTCGTGGAGCAGGAGTTGCAGTCCCGCGGCATTGCCGTTCCGCCGGAGCGGGTGAACCAGGCCGAAGCGCAGGTGCGTGTGGACTACCCCAAGGACGAGTTCGAGAAGATTCTCGTCGAGGAGTACATCGATCTCGACGCCTGGCGTGAGCATCTTCGCGCGAGCATCGCCAAGCAGGTGTTCATGGAGGAGGTGCTGCGGCCGCGCATCACGCTGGACTACGATGAGATCGAAGCGTATTACAAAGCCCACAGGGAAGAATTCAACAGGCCCGCGCGCATTCAGTTCGCGCTGATCTCCGGTCCGGAGCGGCGTATGGTGCGGGACGCCGCCACGCTGTATCTGGAAGGCGGTGACGAGCGACAACTCAGGCAAGCGTATCCGCGTGTAAGCCTGCAGGAAATGACGGTGCGCAAGGATCGGCTTCCTTCGCACTGGCAGGAGGCGCTGGAATCGCTCGATCCCTCCGAAGCAAGCTCTGTGACGGCGGGTCAGTCCGGTTTCGAGACCATCATTCTCAAACAGCGCTTTGCCGCGGAAACCCTGGACGCAGCCCGTGCCTATCCCATCGTGGAGCGCATCCTTCTGGAACGAAAACAGCAAACAGCATTTGAGGGATGGCTCGAGGATAAGCTGGACAATGCCACGGTATTGATCAGCGAGCACTTGATTCCGGGTGCTTCGGAGGAAGAGAGCCTGCCGGTTCGTGGGGCTGAGGAAACGGAGCCGCGGCCCTACTGGGGTGAGGCTCCGGAACGCGACCAGCCGGATGAAGAACGGGTGCCGGAAAGCGAGCTTGTGCCGGATGCGCTGGACGGCCAGAACGCCGGCGCCGACAATTAG
- a CDS encoding SurA N-terminal domain-containing protein translates to MREFLVSVFLAALASLVVASSPARAAEVIDGIAAVVNGEIITLGDLDKELEERMAEAQVPEGYSMAEIRDRGRRMLLESMINDILVRQEAERLGLDVSRVDIENTIRRIREEQGLTVEEFRNQLALRNMTREKYADTIRNQLRKQRLIGYMVHQRVAVSDRELAEHIQRSSMGSSGMDDYGLEEMQRAMGFGDTAPLDAAPQVGQPGAKVSLSIIIVGSQQAAEKLRAEVASGQRDFAAAAKELSQGPGADEGGSLGEISLSELGAPIRQAVSNIAPGEVSDVFELAEQYAFVKLHSAPESGQTASESESEPAKTEPRGASVSQETESSPDAVLSRYSKSEIEQLRERLRQQKLEARFSQYMQQLRDKAVIRINL, encoded by the coding sequence GTGAGAGAATTTCTCGTTTCTGTCTTCCTGGCGGCGCTGGCCAGTCTGGTCGTTGCATCGTCTCCGGCCAGGGCCGCCGAGGTCATTGATGGTATAGCCGCCGTTGTCAACGGCGAGATCATCACCCTGGGCGATCTGGACAAGGAACTTGAGGAGCGCATGGCGGAAGCGCAGGTGCCTGAAGGTTACTCCATGGCCGAAATTCGGGATCGCGGTCGTCGAATGCTGCTGGAGTCGATGATCAACGACATCCTGGTGCGGCAGGAAGCAGAGCGCCTCGGGCTCGATGTCTCACGAGTGGACATCGAGAACACCATACGCAGAATCCGGGAGGAACAGGGCCTGACGGTGGAGGAGTTCCGAAATCAGCTGGCGCTCCGAAACATGACGCGCGAGAAATACGCCGATACGATTCGCAATCAGCTCCGCAAGCAGCGGCTGATCGGCTATATGGTCCATCAGCGTGTTGCGGTGAGCGACAGGGAGCTGGCCGAACATATCCAGCGCAGCAGCATGGGCTCCTCGGGCATGGACGACTACGGCCTGGAAGAAATGCAGAGGGCGATGGGATTCGGAGATACGGCGCCGTTGGATGCCGCCCCCCAGGTGGGGCAGCCCGGCGCCAAGGTGTCATTGTCGATAATCATCGTCGGATCGCAACAAGCCGCCGAGAAACTCCGCGCGGAAGTGGCTTCCGGCCAACGGGATTTTGCCGCAGCGGCGAAGGAGCTCTCTCAGGGGCCAGGCGCTGACGAAGGCGGCTCCCTCGGAGAAATTTCCCTGTCCGAACTGGGCGCGCCCATCAGGCAAGCCGTCAGCAACATTGCTCCCGGCGAGGTTTCCGACGTGTTCGAACTTGCCGAGCAGTACGCGTTCGTGAAGCTGCACAGCGCCCCTGAATCCGGGCAGACCGCTTCGGAGTCGGAATCCGAACCGGCAAAGACCGAACCCCGCGGTGCTTCCGTTTCTCAGGAAACGGAATCCTCTCCCGACGCGGTTCTTTCCCGGTATTCGAAGTCCGAAATCGAGCAATTGCGTGAACGCCTCCGCCAGCAGAAGCTCGAGGCGCGCTTCAGCCAGTATATGCAACAACTCCGTGACAAAGCGGTCATCCGTATCAATCTCTAA